Proteins from a genomic interval of Zingiber officinale cultivar Zhangliang chromosome 1B, Zo_v1.1, whole genome shotgun sequence:
- the LOC122048419 gene encoding scopoletin glucosyltransferase-like has product MDSVADAADRRPLRLFFVPYFASGHLIPLVDIARFLAVRGVDSTILATPCNAALVRATVDAAAAAGLWIQLLEYPFPSAESGLPPGVENISALPPSECHKIDYAIPFTRPTLEHLLGLHRPDAIVADAHFPWTIDIARKLGIPRITFGAVGLLAYCVSQNVLENRPFKDVARDDERIPIQDLPHPLLLARSELPVYLVQDTVFGSLIKEASEDYKASLGLIINSFAEFEGIYLDYFRRVFEIKPWFVGPISLNDSESRSFGVRGGGADPSAVGNRARCLSWLSEQKPSSVVYACFGSWSQFTGEQLGEMALGLEASGHPFLWVVREADGTEWMPHGFEQRVKGRGLVLWGWAPQVELLSHAAIGAFVTHCGWNSILEGVSSGLPMVTWPIGTEQFINEKLVVERFRVGVQVSDKIRSATDPNQTIVMAAELAKAIGSIMDAGETAEGMRRRSRELAEKARAAVAKGGSSDKGLNDLIEDIYVWHDNKKSAAGEAVDI; this is encoded by the coding sequence ATGGATTCAGTCGCCGACGCCGCCGATCGGAGGCCACTCCGTCTCTTCTTCGTTCCCTACTTTGCCTCAGGTCACCTGATCCCTTTGGTCGACATTGCCCGCTTCCTTGCCGTCCGCGGAGTCGATTCCACCATCCTAGCCACCCCCTGCAACGCCGCCCTCGTCCGCGCCACCGTCGACGCCGCAGCCGCCGCCGGCCTCTGGATCCAGCTACTCGAATACCCCTTCCCGTCAGCGGAGTCCGGCCTCCCTCCGGGCGTAGAGAACATCAGCGCACTGCCCCCCTCTGAGTGCCACAAGATCGACTACGCCATCCCCTTCACCCGCCCCACCCTCGAACACCTGCTCGGGCTCCACCGCCCGGATGCGATTGTCGCCGACGCCCATTTCCCGTGGACTATAGATATCGCTCGCAAACTCGGCATCCCGCGCATCACGTTCGGCGCGGTGGGGCTCCTGGCTTACTGTGTCTCGCAGAATGTATTGGAGAACCGGCCGTTCAAGGACGTCGCCCGCGACGACGAGCGCATTCCCATCCAGGACCTCCCTCACCCGTTGTTACTAGCTCGATCTGAGCTCCCCGTCTACCTCGTCCAGGATACTGTCTTCGGTAGCCTCATCAAAGAAGCCTCCGAAGACTACAAAGCAAGCCTCGGCCTCATCATCAACAGCTTTGCCGAGTTTGAGGGGATCTACCTCGATTACTTCCGACGAGTGTTCGAAATTAAGCCCTGGTTCGTGGGCCCTATCTCCCTGAATGATTCTGAATCCCGCAGCTTCGGGGTTCGAGGTGGCGGCGCCGACCCTTCCGCCGTCGGGAACAGAGCACGTTGCCTCTCGTGGCTCAGCGAGCAGAAGCCGAGTTCGGTGGTGTACGCCTGCTTCGGTAGCTGGAGCCAGTTCACGGGCGAGCAACTCGGGGAGATGGCGCTTGGGCTAGAGGCTTCCGGCCACCCATTCTTGTGGGTGGTGCGCGAGGCGGACGGAACCGAATGGATGCCGCATGGATTCGAGCAGCGGGTGAAGGGCCGCGGGCTTGTTCTTTGGGGGTGGGCCCCGCAAGTAGAGCTGCTCAGCCACGCCGCTATCGGCGCGTTCGTGACGCACTGCGGGTGGAACTCGATTCTGGAGGGCGTCTCCTCCGGGTTGCCGATGGTGACGTGGCCGATCGGGACGGAGCAGTTTATAAACGAGAAGCTGGTGGTGGAGCGATTCCGCGTGGGCGTCCAAGTGTCCGACAAAATAAGGAGCGCGACGGATCCAAATCAGACGATCGTGATGGCAGCGGAGCTGGCAAAAGCGATTGGGAGCATCATGGACGCTGGGGAGACGGCCGAGGGAATGAGAAGGCGGTCGAGGGAGCTCGCGGAGAAGGCGAGAGCGGCGGTAGCGAAGGGCGGTTCGTCCGACAAGGGTTTGAACGATTTGATAGAGGATATATACGTCTGGCACGACAACAAGAAGTCCGCCGCCGGTGAGGCGGTAGACATTTAG